A region of Carboxydocella sporoproducens DSM 16521 DNA encodes the following proteins:
- the secF gene encoding protein translocase subunit SecF yields the protein MHFVKTRLVWYIISLLIIVPGLVSLVWQGLNLGIDFTGGTLLELEYKQVPAIEQVRAALKEKGLGNAGIQAAEGNRILIRTVALAEKDRDEVLKAIREKTGDFNLRREDKVGPVIGKELLRNALLALGIAIVLMIIYISWRFEFWSGLSAIAALLHDVLVVIGVFSLLQLEVDSAFVAAILTIIGYSINDTIVIFDRIRENLLKRRKDQEVEDVINSSIYQTFGRTINTVLTVVFVLVALLVFGGETIYNFVLAMLIGVLSGTYSSICTASPLWFDLRRYAKKA from the coding sequence GTGCATTTTGTCAAAACTCGCCTGGTCTGGTATATCATTTCATTGCTGATTATCGTTCCAGGTCTGGTATCCCTGGTCTGGCAGGGATTGAATCTGGGGATAGATTTTACCGGCGGGACTTTGCTGGAACTGGAATACAAGCAAGTGCCGGCCATTGAACAGGTTAGGGCAGCTCTGAAGGAAAAAGGCCTGGGCAATGCCGGGATTCAGGCTGCCGAAGGGAATCGGATTCTGATTCGGACAGTAGCTTTAGCGGAAAAGGATCGAGATGAGGTGCTAAAGGCTATCAGGGAAAAGACCGGTGACTTTAACCTGCGCCGGGAAGACAAGGTAGGGCCGGTGATCGGTAAGGAATTGCTGCGCAATGCCCTGCTGGCCCTGGGGATTGCGATTGTATTGATGATCATTTATATCAGCTGGCGCTTTGAATTCTGGTCTGGACTCAGTGCCATTGCTGCCCTGCTTCATGATGTGCTGGTGGTAATTGGGGTATTTTCCCTGTTACAGCTGGAAGTGGATAGTGCCTTTGTAGCAGCGATTTTGACTATCATCGGTTACAGTATAAATGATACTATTGTCATTTTTGACCGAATTCGGGAAAATCTTTTGAAACGCCGCAAGGATCAGGAAGTAGAGGATGTAATCAATTCCAGTATTTATCAGACCTTTGGCCGGACCATCAATACCGTTCTGACTGTGGTATTCGTGCTGGTGGCTTTGCTGGTCTTTGGCGGGGAAACCATATACAATTTCGTTCTGGCCATGTTGATTGGGGTTTTAAGTGGGACATACTCCTCCATCTGTACGGCCAGCCCCCTCTGGTTTGATCTGCGCCGCTATGCTAAAAAAGCATAG
- the secD gene encoding protein translocase subunit SecD yields MRKKSLITLVVTVMLLSAVMAGSFGLITKYINLGLDLQGGVHVVLQAKATKETAVTQDAIARTIEVLHRRVNETGVREPVIQPEGRDRIIVELAGLKDPEEAIRLIGKTAVLRFKTADGKTVLTGEDLKTAQTGIDPYTNQPEISLTFTSEGARKFAEITTKNVGKPIAIYLDEQLLTNPVVKEPITNGQARITGNRTVEEAENIAKLLRAGALPLDLEFVEKRVVGPTLGSDSLNKSILAGEIGLVAILVFMILFYRLPGLVADFALVVYAFLVLGLLAALNATLTLPGIAGFLLSLGMAVDTNIIIYERIKEELRAGKTVRTAIEAGFNRAFTTVLDANVTTLIAAAVLYFLGTASIRGFAVTLALGIVASMFTAISFTRWMLRLIADAGVKNSKLFGA; encoded by the coding sequence ATGCGCAAGAAAAGCCTGATTACACTGGTAGTAACAGTCATGCTGTTAAGTGCGGTCATGGCCGGCAGCTTTGGACTGATTACTAAGTACATCAACCTGGGTTTGGATTTGCAGGGTGGCGTCCATGTGGTGCTACAGGCTAAGGCTACCAAGGAAACTGCTGTGACTCAGGATGCTATTGCCCGGACGATTGAGGTTTTACACCGGCGGGTCAATGAAACCGGGGTCAGGGAACCGGTAATCCAGCCAGAAGGTCGGGACCGGATTATCGTAGAATTGGCCGGTTTAAAGGATCCGGAAGAAGCCATTCGCCTGATCGGTAAAACTGCTGTTTTGCGCTTTAAAACTGCTGACGGGAAAACAGTTTTGACCGGAGAAGACCTGAAAACTGCGCAAACAGGGATTGACCCCTATACTAACCAGCCCGAAATCAGCTTAACCTTTACTTCTGAGGGAGCCAGGAAATTTGCTGAGATTACTACCAAAAATGTGGGCAAGCCCATTGCCATCTATCTGGACGAGCAGTTGCTGACCAATCCGGTCGTAAAGGAGCCCATTACCAATGGGCAGGCCCGCATTACCGGTAATCGTACTGTGGAAGAAGCTGAGAATATTGCCAAACTCCTGCGGGCCGGAGCGCTGCCACTGGATCTGGAATTTGTCGAAAAACGGGTAGTAGGGCCCACTCTGGGGTCGGATTCTCTCAATAAATCCATACTGGCCGGGGAAATTGGCCTGGTGGCTATTCTGGTCTTTATGATTCTGTTCTATCGTCTACCGGGGCTGGTGGCGGATTTTGCCCTGGTGGTCTATGCCTTCCTGGTATTAGGATTGCTGGCAGCTCTCAATGCTACCCTGACTCTGCCGGGTATTGCCGGTTTCCTCCTTTCGCTGGGTATGGCGGTGGATACCAATATTATCATTTATGAACGCATTAAGGAGGAACTGCGGGCGGGCAAAACCGTCCGGACGGCCATTGAGGCCGGATTTAATCGGGCCTTTACCACCGTTCTGGATGCCAATGTTACTACTTTGATTGCTGCTGCTGTCCTCTATTTCCTGGGCACAGCTTCCATTCGCGGGTTTGCGGTCACCCTGGCCCTGGGGATTGTGGCCAGTATGTTTACCGCTATTTCTTTCACCCGCTGGATGTTGCGGCTGATTGCCGATGCCGGAGTTAAGAACAGCAAACTATTCGGGGCTTAG
- a CDS encoding HD domain-containing protein, translating to MTVKLEDVKKHPLVDAFIRKGNEHLGVLGFTEHGYRHVHLVSAIARNILERLGYEERLCELAAIAGYIHDIGNVVNRHYHAELAATLALPILRELGMEPEEIALVIAAIGNHDEQRGIPVNPVAAAVILADKSDVHRSRVRNQDFATFDIHDRVNYAVEHSFLRVNAENKTISLELTIDTEICPVLEYFEIFLTRMVLCRRAADFLKCQFELIINGVKLL from the coding sequence GTGACAGTTAAGCTGGAAGATGTAAAAAAACATCCACTTGTCGATGCTTTTATTCGTAAAGGCAATGAGCACCTGGGTGTGCTGGGTTTTACTGAACATGGCTACCGGCATGTCCATCTGGTTTCGGCTATTGCCAGAAATATACTGGAACGTTTGGGATATGAGGAGCGCCTTTGTGAGCTGGCAGCTATCGCCGGCTATATTCATGATATTGGCAATGTAGTCAATCGCCATTACCATGCTGAACTGGCAGCTACTCTGGCTCTGCCCATTTTGCGGGAACTGGGTATGGAACCGGAGGAAATCGCTCTGGTGATTGCCGCTATCGGGAACCATGATGAACAACGAGGAATACCGGTTAATCCGGTGGCAGCGGCTGTTATCCTGGCGGACAAATCCGATGTGCACCGCAGCCGGGTACGCAATCAGGATTTTGCCACTTTTGATATCCATGACCGGGTAAACTATGCGGTAGAACACTCCTTTTTACGAGTAAATGCAGAAAACAAGACGATCAGTCTGGAATTGACCATTGATACTGAAATCTGTCCTGTTCTGGAATATTTCGAGATTTTCCTCACCCGCATGGTTTTATGTCGCCGTGCCGCCGATTTTCTCAAATGCCAGTTTGAGTTGATTATCAATGGGGTGAAATTGCTGTAG
- a CDS encoding PP2C family protein-serine/threonine phosphatase — protein sequence MLEVRIAVRKRPKYASRESGDSVEVVERAKGGLSVIMADGQGSGWAAKGTSNLVVTKAVTLLSEGVRDGAVARAVHDFLYAVKHGRVSAELTLISADLQTRSLLVSRNSHCPVVISGPDGGRILGRDVAPIGVQRTMKPEITELPLVAGLIVLAFTDGVWEAGKRTGQGWDGEDFLHFLRGYEPVDASLIAEHLLTQMEELDQGRPADDMSVVVLTVGEVPEKEWRTLDLSFPVR from the coding sequence GTGCTGGAAGTTCGCATAGCGGTGCGCAAGCGGCCCAAATATGCGTCCCGGGAAAGCGGGGATAGTGTGGAAGTTGTCGAACGGGCCAAAGGTGGGCTATCGGTGATCATGGCTGATGGGCAGGGGAGTGGCTGGGCAGCCAAAGGTACCAGCAATCTGGTGGTGACCAAAGCCGTTACCCTCCTGTCCGAAGGAGTACGAGATGGCGCGGTGGCCCGGGCGGTTCATGACTTTTTATATGCGGTTAAACATGGTCGGGTTTCAGCGGAACTGACCTTAATTTCAGCAGATTTGCAAACCCGTTCTTTGCTGGTTTCCCGTAACAGCCATTGTCCGGTAGTGATCAGCGGCCCCGATGGAGGGCGGATTCTGGGCAGGGATGTCGCTCCCATTGGAGTACAGCGGACCATGAAACCGGAAATAACCGAGCTGCCGCTGGTAGCCGGGTTGATTGTACTGGCCTTCACTGATGGGGTGTGGGAGGCAGGCAAGCGTACCGGCCAGGGCTGGGATGGTGAGGATTTTCTTCATTTTTTACGGGGTTATGAGCCTGTTGATGCTTCTTTAATTGCCGAACATTTGCTTACCCAGATGGAAGAACTGGATCAGGGCCGGCCGGCCGATGATATGTCAGTAGTGGTATTGACTGTAGGGGAAGTTCCTGAAAAAGAATGGCGCACCCTGGATTTGTCCTTCCCCGTCCGATAG
- a CDS encoding type II toxin-antitoxin system PemK/MazF family toxin codes for MVVLVRLEEVFQPRRGDVFQLPLGVEQTLPRGCHRVVVIQGEIANKFSPTITVIPLSANSRLKNILFSAPITPGGQNGLNKECVALCLQIRTLSRRHFTPANFIGSLSEEDMAKIDTILAFTLGLNQKGKTEKMQKTAEFGG; via the coding sequence ATGGTAGTATTGGTAAGGCTGGAAGAAGTTTTCCAACCTAGACGCGGTGATGTGTTTCAGTTACCGCTAGGGGTTGAACAGACATTACCCCGGGGTTGTCATAGGGTGGTGGTGATTCAAGGGGAAATCGCCAATAAGTTCAGTCCCACCATCACTGTTATTCCTTTAAGTGCTAACAGTCGCCTGAAAAATATACTTTTTTCCGCTCCTATCACCCCTGGTGGTCAAAATGGGCTCAACAAAGAATGTGTTGCTCTTTGCTTGCAGATACGCACCCTCAGTCGACGACATTTTACACCAGCTAATTTTATTGGCAGCCTCAGTGAGGAGGATATGGCCAAAATTGATACTATTCTCGCCTTTACATTAGGGCTGAATCAAAAGGGAAAAACGGAAAAAATGCAAAAAACAGCGGAGTTCGGGGGATAA
- the yajC gene encoding preprotein translocase subunit YajC yields MNQAQLMNIGSLVLFFVLFYFLLIRPQQKQAKQKKQLLESLQPKDKVVTIGGICGTIMRVKEKTVMLKVADKVEIEILKSAIAYKEGEEKE; encoded by the coding sequence TTGAATCAGGCTCAATTGATGAATATTGGTTCCCTGGTGCTGTTTTTTGTGCTTTTCTATTTTCTTTTAATCCGTCCCCAGCAAAAACAGGCCAAACAGAAGAAACAGCTGCTGGAAAGTTTGCAACCAAAGGATAAAGTGGTAACCATTGGTGGTATTTGTGGTACCATTATGCGGGTCAAGGAAAAAACCGTCATGCTGAAAGTGGCGGATAAAGTGGAGATTGAAATTCTCAAAAGCGCCATTGCCTATAAAGAAGGGGAAGAAAAGGAATAA